A portion of the Acidimicrobiales bacterium genome contains these proteins:
- a CDS encoding PilT/PilU family type 4a pilus ATPase yields the protein MQAASRRLGEFLVDRKVLSRDALERLLIREANDGVSLSKMLLAEGVVAEKDLVAAVASQVGIAFIDFDQTAVNPALDRLVPVELARRYLAIAVDFEGSELVVALVDPSDQEAVAEIERATAWTVRPAIAVRSELFRIVSAMYGQDDVEVPPPASTEENVPIEAGAEVSSFDGHVTELHVNDLLERVVDLGGSDLHLTAGIPPAVRVHGAITLLTEFPVMTASEIRRMIYAVLTQKQRERFENDLELDTSHSVPNLGRFRVNVFLQRDAVGAVMRVIPFEVVPFDKLGLPASALQFAHLPRGLVLVTGPTGSGKSTTLASMIDIVNASKACHIMTVEDPIEFLHHHKQAVVNQREVGEDTYSFASALKHVLRQDPDVILVGEMRDLETISTALTAAETGHLVFATLHTQDAPQSVDRIIDVFPAHQQQQVRTQLAAALQGIVTQQLLPTKEGRGRAVAAEVLVATPAVRNLIREGKTHQIYSAMQAGGKFGMQTMDTSLASLVKKGLISTEIALERCANESDFRRLMGGGS from the coding sequence ATGCAGGCTGCCTCGCGACGTCTCGGTGAGTTCCTCGTCGACCGCAAAGTTCTCTCCCGGGATGCACTGGAGAGGCTGCTGATCCGGGAGGCGAACGACGGCGTCTCGCTGTCGAAGATGCTCCTGGCCGAGGGCGTCGTGGCCGAGAAGGACCTGGTCGCGGCCGTGGCCTCCCAGGTCGGGATCGCGTTCATCGACTTCGACCAGACAGCCGTGAACCCGGCGCTCGACCGCCTGGTGCCCGTCGAGCTGGCCCGCCGGTACCTGGCCATCGCCGTGGACTTCGAGGGCAGCGAGCTGGTCGTCGCCCTGGTCGACCCCAGCGACCAGGAAGCGGTCGCCGAGATCGAGCGGGCCACCGCCTGGACGGTCCGTCCGGCCATCGCCGTGCGCAGCGAGCTGTTCCGGATCGTCTCGGCCATGTACGGCCAGGACGACGTCGAGGTGCCGCCGCCGGCGTCGACCGAGGAAAACGTGCCCATCGAGGCCGGCGCCGAGGTGAGCTCGTTCGACGGGCACGTGACCGAGCTGCACGTGAACGACCTGCTGGAACGGGTCGTGGACCTCGGCGGCTCGGACCTCCACCTGACGGCCGGCATCCCTCCGGCGGTGCGGGTGCACGGCGCCATCACCCTGCTCACCGAGTTCCCGGTGATGACGGCGTCGGAGATCCGCCGGATGATCTACGCCGTCCTCACCCAGAAGCAGCGCGAGCGGTTCGAGAACGACCTCGAGCTCGACACCTCGCACTCGGTCCCCAACCTCGGCCGCTTCCGTGTGAACGTGTTCCTCCAGCGCGATGCGGTCGGCGCCGTCATGCGCGTGATCCCCTTCGAGGTCGTGCCCTTCGACAAGCTCGGGCTGCCGGCGTCGGCCCTCCAGTTCGCCCACCTTCCCCGGGGCCTCGTGCTCGTGACCGGGCCGACGGGGTCCGGGAAGTCCACCACGCTCGCCTCGATGATCGACATCGTCAACGCCTCGAAGGCATGTCACATCATGACCGTGGAGGATCCGATCGAGTTCCTCCACCACCACAAGCAGGCGGTGGTCAACCAGCGTGAGGTCGGCGAGGACACCTACTCCTTCGCCTCGGCCCTCAAGCACGTGCTGCGCCAGGACCCCGACGTGATCCTGGTCGGTGAGATGCGCGACCTCGAGACGATCTCCACCGCGCTGACGGCGGCGGAGACCGGCCACCTCGTGTTCGCCACCCTCCACACCCAGGATGCACCGCAGTCCGTGGACCGCATCATCGACGTGTTCCCGGCCCACCAGCAGCAGCAGGTGCGCACCCAGCTCGCCGCCGCCCTGCAGGGCATCGTGACCCAGCAGCTCCTCCCCACGAAGGAGGGCCGCGGCCGGGCCGTCGCCGCCGAGGTCCTCGTGGCCACGCCGGCCGTGCGCAACCTGATCCGCGAGGGAAAGACCCACCAGATCTACTCGGCGATGCAGGCCGGCGGGAAGTTCGGCATGCAGACGATGGACACGTCACTCGCGAGCCTCGTGAAGAAGGGCCTCATCAGCACCGAGATCGCACTCGAGCGCTGCGCCAACGAATCTGACTTCCGCCGCCTCATGGGCGGCGGGTCGTAG
- a CDS encoding type II secretion system F family protein: protein MPETYTYKVRDKQGKILQGSLDADSTTLVANKLRQMGYVPLAIDKKASGGMKTEIKLPGAGKPKLKDIAVFSRQFAVMIDSGLSLLRALYILEDQTENETLAKIIGEVRQDVEKGTSLSQSLARHPKTFNRLFVAMVRSGETGGNLDSVLVQLADTIEKQVELRQKIKSAMTYPVAVLCLVVLILIAMLVFIVPTFKGLYDDLGGTLPLPTRVLLLVSSMMVKLLPIAIMATVGFVWGFKRWIEGEKGRAHWDRFKLKVPVFGKLVRLIALTRFSKTLATLLRSGVPILESLEITADTVGNTVVAKAVKDVQDGVKQGEPIAKRLENHEVFPPMVVQMLAVGEETGAVDTMLEKVGDFYEREVEATVEALTSLLEPLLIVVLGGTVGGMVVSLYMPMFNIIKLIK from the coding sequence ATGCCGGAGACCTACACCTACAAGGTCCGCGACAAGCAGGGCAAGATCCTGCAAGGGTCGCTCGACGCCGACAGCACCACGCTGGTCGCCAACAAGCTGCGCCAGATGGGCTACGTGCCGCTCGCCATCGACAAGAAGGCGTCCGGCGGCATGAAGACGGAGATCAAGCTGCCCGGTGCCGGCAAGCCGAAGCTGAAGGACATCGCCGTCTTCAGCCGGCAGTTCGCGGTGATGATCGACTCCGGACTCTCGCTGCTGCGTGCGCTGTACATCCTCGAGGACCAGACGGAGAACGAGACCCTCGCCAAGATCATCGGCGAGGTCCGCCAGGACGTGGAGAAGGGGACCTCGCTGTCGCAGTCCCTCGCCCGGCACCCGAAGACCTTCAACCGCCTGTTCGTGGCCATGGTGCGCTCGGGCGAGACGGGCGGCAACCTCGACAGCGTGCTGGTGCAGCTGGCCGACACCATCGAGAAGCAGGTCGAGCTGCGCCAGAAGATCAAGTCGGCGATGACCTACCCGGTCGCCGTGTTGTGCCTCGTGGTGCTCATCCTCATCGCCATGCTGGTGTTCATCGTGCCGACGTTCAAGGGCCTGTACGACGACCTGGGCGGCACGCTGCCGCTGCCGACGCGGGTCCTGCTGCTGGTGTCGTCGATGATGGTGAAGCTCCTGCCCATCGCCATCATGGCGACGGTCGGCTTCGTGTGGGGCTTCAAGCGGTGGATCGAGGGTGAGAAGGGTCGCGCCCACTGGGACCGGTTCAAGTTGAAGGTCCCGGTGTTCGGCAAGCTCGTGCGCCTGATCGCCCTGACCCGATTCTCCAAGACCCTCGCCACCCTGCTGCGCAGCGGCGTACCCATCCTGGAGTCGCTCGAGATCACCGCCGACACCGTGGGGAACACGGTCGTGGCCAAGGCGGTCAAGGACGTGCAGGACGGCGTCAAGCAGGGCGAGCCCATCGCTAAGCGCCTGGAGAACCACGAGGTGTTCCCTCCGATGGTCGTGCAGATGCTGGCCGTCGGCGAGGAGACGGGCGCCGTCGACACCATGCTCGAGAAGGTCGGCGACTTCTACGAGCGGGAGGTGGAGGCCACGGTGGAGGCCCTGACCTCACTGCTGGAGCCGCTCCTCATCGTCGTGCTGGGCGGCACCGTCGGCGGCATGGTCGTCTCGCTCTACATGCCGATGTTCAACATCATCAAGCTGATCAAGTAG